In Cheilinus undulatus linkage group 14, ASM1832078v1, whole genome shotgun sequence, the genomic stretch GTTTGAAAATCAGATTCCAACCTTTATTGATAAAAATTAATAATGCAATCAGATTCAAGTCAAATTAATGAAACAAAAGGAGCTGAAAATGAACACAAGAGGGGTGGTGGGTGGGGCTAACCTGTGATGGGTCATTGGACCAGCCACCACCCCAACTAAGACTGCCTACCCAAAAATAAACTCACTCATTTATATTGGACAGGAAACTACAGgccaaactaaaccaacaaaacCAGCAGTCTAAACATTCATGGGGGATCAAAACACTGAAGCAAAGGAGAAAagctcttattaaaaaaaaaaaaaaaaaaaaatctcatctgCGGTTTAACAGCCATTTGCAGCGACACAAACTGAGCGTGCTGTGGCACGTGTCGTGTGCTGCATTTTGAGCTCGGCCATACTGTAGGAAAGATGTAACAGAATCTAGGAAGGCCAGATATGCTTAGAAAAGAAGATTCAGGAGCAGAAGCTGAACAGTGAAGCTGGAAAATTAGTGTCTGTCTagtagaagtgggatgtaggGGGTTGGTGGCAAAGTCAATAGTTTCAACACTTAAAGAGCTGGGAGTGCAGGGCAGAGTTTAGGAAAACAGTATAGGAGATGAAGCCATTTAAACCAGCCAATGGATTTAGGTGAGAAGGAAAAATTTTAAATGGACATAGAAAAAAAGTTATGAAAGCCCCTCTACATCTCTGattgttctttttctcttattctgttctgttgtcatgGAAAAGCAGGGGTAAAGGGAGACAAGAGTGTCACCCCAGTCAAGTGGGTAACTAACCCAAGTCAGGTCACTGTACCCCAGTTCTTTAGTTTAGGTGAGGTAAAGAATGTCTCCACACTAGATGGATGCTCAGCTGACAACCCTGATAAATGTTGGCCTCTTGCTGCCCATCGTAGAGCCCTATGCAATCTGTTTTAAATTTGCgtttatttttttggaattccatttttaacctttaaacaaattttaccataaaaagagtGTCCTATTTATGTAAATGACTTCAAACCTGATTTCTTAATCATCctcactgtcatcagtctcagctCCAGAAGAGTCTCCAGTCTCAACCCTTATCTCTGGTTGTAAATGTCTCTCTGGATCTGAATTCCTGGCTGGTTCTGCTGGTTCTCTACAGTCCTCTCAATCCActcctgtttctgtctctctttctccttcactAAGGATTGTATGAATCTCTGAAGCCTGGCCTCCAACACATGTGTGATGTTTTACCTGAAACTGCAAAGCAAATGTCTGTTTATAGTCACTGCAGCTGTAGGTTGTCTCACCTCTGTGAGTTTTAACATGGACTCTCAAGTTTGAGCAACTTTTGAATCTGAAATTCaaactcagagcagctgaaggggtTCTCTCCTGAGTGAATCCTCATGTGTTTGCTCAGATTTCCTTTGCAAGAGAAACTTTTGTTGCAaccagagcagctgaagggtttctcttcTGTGTGAATCTTCATGTGACGGTCCACATCTGTTTTTGATGTAAATCTTTTCATGCAAACAGAGCAgctaaagggtttctctcctgtgtgaatcctCATGTGACGGTCCATATCTGTTTTTGATGTAAATCTTTTCATGCAAACAGAGCAgctaaagggtttctctcctgagtgAATCCTCATGTGAGGGACCATATCCTGTTTCCGTCTAAATCTTTTGCTGCACAccgagcagctgaagggtttctctgcTGAGTGAATCCTCATGTGCATATTTAGTTGTCCTCTCTCATAGTATCCTTTATtgcactcagagcagctgaagggtttctctcctctgtGAGTCCTCACGTGTATATTTAGTTTTCCTCTCTCACAGAAACCTTTATtgcactcagagcagctgaagggtttctctgcTGAGTGAATCCTCATGTGACGGTCCACACCtgatttttgtgtaaatctTTTGCtgcactcagagcagctgaagggtttctctcctgtgtgaatcctCATGTGCATATTTAATTGTCCTTTCTCATAGTATCCTTTATtgcactcagagcagctgaagggtttctctcctgtgtgaatcctCATGTGCATATTTAGTTTTCCTCTGTCATAGAAACCTTTATTGCACTCAGAGCAGCTAAAatgtttctctcctctgtgaATCCTCATGTGTTTTTTCAGATTTCCTTTGCAAGAGAAACTTTTATTGcactcagagcagctaaagggtttctctcctgtgtgaattcttgTGTGTATTGTCAAGTGGCTTACTGTGTTGAATGTTTTACCACACACAGAACAGCTGTGTGATTTCTTACTCTTGAGTCTCCTATTGTTAATATTTGTTTCAGACTTTGAACCTGACTGATGTTCTCCGGTGTCCCTCCAATCATCACTGTCAACAGTCTCTTCCTCAGAACTCTCTTCAATCTTGACCTCAGTCTCTGGTTGTAAATGTGTCTCTGGATCTGAGATCCTGGCTGGATCTgctcctccacagtcctctccatcagctcctgtttccatctcttcattttgtctttcatgaagctgtgaggactgaggtttctcttcatcatcttcactctTCACAGAGACAGAACTGAAGAGGAACTTGGTGTCAGCCTCCTCCAGTCCTTGAAACTGCTCTCCCTCCTGACTGATCCAcagttcctcctgttcctctttaatgAGTGGGGGCTCAGTGTCCTCCTGGGGGCTCTCTTCTTTAATCACCAACAGCTGCTGGGCGTCTGCAGGAAGCACTGAAATACACAAAGACACACCAAGAGAAGCTGTGAGGTTAGATTGAGCCTAGATGActtcaaatatttaaagttcTATCTATTTCAGACACATTCTTCACAACAAAACTCTGTAGCTGTTAAGATTTTCAAATTCTAATTTGAACAgccacacacaaaaatgtggtatttttAGTCACAGCTTAACAAAACTCAGAATCTAAACTTTAAACCACAGATGCAGTAACAAACTAGGAGCTGAGAAATGAACACACAGAGACTTAATCAAATATCTTTGGATAatctcaaacacaaacacaaggtAAGTATCTCATCACAGGCCTGTTCAATGGGAGAATGGGGTCATATTACCTTAACATGGATCTAAATACTCCATGCCTTTTGGTGTTGTAATACAGTGATAAAACACTGTTACagcaaagagcagaaaatgtaGTGATAAGAAGTTTGGGCCATATCTCCCAGCTCTACTGCTGCATCACATTAGGAAACTTTAATCTCCATTCATTTATAAAGTACTTGACAGTTAGTGCACAGTTTTCATTATCTAGTTATTTAGAAATGGACTCTTCAAAGAAAGCATTTTATACACCAgcagaaagctctgattctcag encodes the following:
- the LOC121521101 gene encoding gastrula zinc finger protein XlCGF57.1-like gives rise to the protein MSGFEDLKALFGRRLLAAVLRDLRGRETRSEYEEELHRQRKLLDVILIPEIKLHRAVLPADAQQLLVIKEESPQEDTEPPLIKEEQEELWISQEGEQFQGLEEADTKFLFSSVSVKSEDDEEKPQSSQLHERQNEEMETGADGEDCGGADPARISDPETHLQPETEVKIEESSEEETVDSDDWRDTGEHQSGSKSETNINNRRLKSKKSHSCSVCGKTFNTVSHLTIHTRIHTGEKPFSCSECNKSFSCKGNLKKHMRIHRGEKHFSCSECNKGFYDRGKLNMHMRIHTGEKPFSCSECNKGYYEKGQLNMHMRIHTGEKPFSCSECSKRFTQKSGVDRHMRIHSAEKPFSCSECNKGFCERGKLNIHVRTHRGEKPFSCSECNKGYYERGQLNMHMRIHSAEKPFSCSVCSKRFRRKQDMVPHMRIHSGEKPFSCSVCMKRFTSKTDMDRHMRIHTGEKPFSCSVCMKRFTSKTDVDRHMKIHTEEKPFSCSGCNKSFSCKGNLSKHMRIHSGENPFSCSEFEFQIQKLLKLESPC